The Candidatus Methylomirabilota bacterium genome includes a region encoding these proteins:
- a CDS encoding cysteine hydrolase — protein MKPPVEFQDRSAYRERMNTLLTIEPRRTVVVTVDMQRDYLDLEVASSPVAADEAERVMKHARDLLDFARGEGLPVVHVYVKRRPAELERGVLAGQTFQINLKHQLSQNAQAGVRRIPDRQEGSPQAEVPAILVAPEDVHVTTKKSLDGFLETDLDFLLRRVYRAETVVLSGVNTDTCVYSTAFSASNRGYQTVVISDCVASMRGKDHHWMALELMSRSIAWVLTVEQFKDKLRAGSGARR, from the coding sequence ATGAAGCCCCCCGTCGAGTTCCAGGACCGTAGCGCCTACCGGGAGCGAATGAACACGCTCCTCACCATCGAGCCCCGCCGCACGGTGGTCGTCACGGTCGACATGCAGCGCGACTATCTCGATCTGGAGGTCGCCTCCTCGCCGGTGGCCGCCGACGAGGCCGAGCGGGTCATGAAGCACGCCCGCGACCTCCTGGACTTCGCGCGGGGCGAGGGCCTGCCCGTCGTCCACGTCTACGTCAAGCGGCGCCCGGCCGAGCTCGAGCGCGGCGTGCTGGCCGGCCAGACCTTCCAGATCAATCTCAAGCACCAGCTCTCCCAGAACGCCCAGGCCGGCGTCCGCCGCATTCCCGACCGGCAGGAGGGCTCGCCGCAGGCCGAGGTGCCGGCCATCCTGGTCGCCCCCGAGGACGTCCACGTCACGACCAAGAAGTCGCTCGACGGCTTCCTCGAAACCGACCTCGACTTCCTGCTGCGGCGCGTGTACCGGGCCGAGACGGTGGTGCTGAGCGGGGTCAACACCGACACCTGCGTCTACTCCACCGCCTTCTCCGCCTCCAACCGGGGCTACCAGACCGTCGTGATCTCCGACTGCGTGGCCAGCATGCGCGGCAAGGACCACCACTGGATGGCGCTCGAGCTGATGTCGCGCTCGATCGCCTGGGTGCTGACCGTCGAGCAGTTCAAGGACAAGCTGCGGGCGGGGTCGGGCGCCAGGCGTTAA
- a CDS encoding response regulator, which translates to MVEAPRVLIVNVDDYEPARYARTQILCQAGFQVKEASTGNDALRLAASEHPAVILLDVNLPDMSGFEVCRRLKADPATSLVPILHLSATFVNAVYLALGLEGGADGYLTEPVEPPVLIATVNALLRMRRTEDALRAAARRWQTTFDAISEGIAILNTSGTILQCNEAFLRIFGRPPSEIVGRPIWELWDFPPERMEQLSFWRLLKNRQRQTLDLSFGDRWFQVTVDPVEDDGLFIGAVYIVSDINERKRAEEERVVLLAREQTARAEAEAANRAKDEFLATLSHELRTPLQSMVGWTRLLRTGMLDEAARDHALEVLERNIKLQAQLIEDLLDVSRIIAGALRLEARPVDLVEVVTAAIDSVRPVAEAKGVRLEADLAGGVGSLLGDPARLQQVVWNLLSNAVKFTPPGGSVEVRLARAESQIHLTVTDTGQGIGPEFLPYVFDRFRQAESTPSRSHGGLGLGLAIARHLVELHGGTVRADSRGPGRGATFTVSLPLRAVGLGGDTWSAAPTENDPFQSVTTLEGVNVLVVDDEEDAGVLLTTVLEQCGARIAVASSVSAALEAVERLRPDVLVSDIGIPGEDGYTLIKRVRALAPEQGGSIPAVALTGYARPEDAVEALRAGFQVHLPKPVEPADLVRMVAQLVRRPRKP; encoded by the coding sequence ATGGTTGAGGCGCCGCGGGTCCTCATCGTGAACGTGGACGACTACGAGCCCGCCCGCTATGCGAGGACTCAGATCTTGTGCCAGGCCGGTTTCCAGGTCAAAGAAGCCTCGACGGGAAACGACGCGCTGAGGCTGGCGGCCTCGGAGCACCCGGCGGTCATCCTGCTCGACGTGAACCTGCCGGACATGAGCGGGTTCGAGGTCTGCCGGCGTCTCAAGGCCGACCCGGCGACATCCCTGGTGCCGATCCTCCATCTCTCGGCGACGTTCGTGAACGCAGTGTATCTGGCGTTGGGCCTGGAAGGCGGCGCCGACGGTTATCTGACCGAGCCCGTCGAGCCTCCGGTGTTGATCGCCACCGTGAACGCGCTGCTCCGGATGCGGCGGACCGAGGACGCCCTCCGCGCCGCAGCCCGGCGGTGGCAGACCACCTTCGACGCGATCAGCGAGGGGATCGCCATTCTGAACACGAGCGGGACGATCTTGCAGTGCAATGAAGCTTTCCTGAGGATCTTCGGACGGCCGCCCAGCGAGATCGTCGGCCGCCCCATCTGGGAGCTCTGGGACTTCCCACCGGAGCGGATGGAGCAGCTGTCGTTCTGGCGTTTACTCAAGAACCGGCAGCGGCAGACCCTGGACCTCTCGTTCGGCGATCGATGGTTCCAGGTGACGGTCGATCCGGTCGAGGACGATGGCCTGTTCATCGGCGCCGTGTATATCGTCTCCGACATCAACGAGCGCAAGCGGGCCGAAGAAGAACGCGTGGTCTTACTGGCCCGGGAGCAGACGGCCCGCGCCGAGGCCGAGGCGGCCAACCGCGCCAAGGACGAATTTCTGGCGACGCTCTCGCACGAGCTGCGGACGCCGCTGCAGTCCATGGTGGGCTGGACGCGGTTACTGCGCACGGGGATGCTCGACGAAGCAGCCAGAGACCACGCGCTCGAGGTCCTCGAACGCAACATCAAGTTGCAAGCCCAACTCATCGAGGACCTGCTCGACGTCTCGCGGATCATCGCCGGCGCGCTTCGTCTCGAAGCTCGTCCGGTCGATCTGGTGGAAGTGGTCACCGCGGCGATCGATTCGGTGCGTCCGGTGGCTGAGGCCAAGGGCGTGCGACTCGAGGCCGACCTGGCGGGCGGCGTGGGCTCGCTTCTGGGTGATCCGGCCCGCCTCCAGCAAGTCGTCTGGAATCTCCTGTCCAACGCCGTCAAGTTCACGCCCCCCGGCGGGTCCGTCGAGGTCCGGCTGGCCCGGGCGGAGTCCCAGATCCACCTGACGGTCACGGACACCGGCCAGGGAATCGGCCCCGAATTTCTCCCCTACGTCTTCGACCGTTTCCGCCAGGCCGAAAGTACGCCGTCGCGTTCGCACGGCGGCCTCGGGCTCGGGCTCGCCATCGCTCGTCACCTCGTCGAGCTGCACGGGGGCACGGTGCGGGCGGACAGTCGCGGGCCCGGCCGGGGCGCGACGTTCACGGTGAGCCTGCCCCTCCGGGCCGTTGGGCTCGGTGGCGACACGTGGTCGGCCGCACCGACGGAGAACGATCCGTTTCAGTCCGTGACCACGCTCGAAGGAGTCAACGTCCTCGTGGTCGACGACGAAGAAGACGCGGGCGTGTTGCTGACCACGGTCCTCGAACAGTGTGGCGCTCGCATCGCCGTGGCCAGCTCCGTCAGCGCGGCGTTGGAAGCCGTCGAGCGGCTACGGCCCGACGTGCTGGTCAGCGACATCGGGATCCCGGGCGAGGACGGGTACACGCTCATCAAGCGCGTGCGCGCGCTAGCGCCCGAGCAAGGAGGAAGCATCCCCGCCGTGGCGTTGACGGGCTACGCCCGGCCGGAGGATGCGGTGGAGGCGCTCCGGGCGGGGTTCCAGGTGCATCTCCCGAAGCCCGTCGAGCCTGCCGATCTGGTCCGGATGGTGGCCCAGCTCGTCCGCCGCCCGCGGAAGCCTTAA
- a CDS encoding ATP-binding protein — MSWPIISLGIKDEHDVVASRQRARQVAALLGFDAGEQTRIATAVSEIARNAFRYGHDGKVDFIVEGKTAPQVLVVRISDQGPGVTGLHRILSGQYRSSTGMGLGIVGARRLMDQFHIESEPGRGTTVWLRKIFPKHTPLVSPRSLAKIADELGRQTPRTPLEEIQQQNQELLRTLDELRTRQEELARLNSELEDTNRGVVALYAELDEKADYLRRADEMKSRFLSNMSHEFRTPLNSILALSRLLLERADGPLTGEQETQVGFVRKAAEDLSELINDLLDLAKVEAGKVVVQAVEFEVANLFGALRGMLRPLLLNDAVALLFEEPQGLPPLVTDEGKVSQILRNFISNALKFTERGEVRVSAAMTPAGDAVVFSVADTGIGIAPRDQQRIFEEFSQLDSPVQKKVKGTGLGLPLTRKLAHLLGGRVGVESTPGVGATFSALIPLVYREPVSAETPAAAWQADPSRVPVLVVEDEAADALVLEKFLRGSRFQAVMVRTLREARGALSTVKPKAVVLDIRLKGEEAWGFLAELKGTEETRGLPVLVTTTIEDQQKRLSLGSDAYGLKPIQRRWLLESLDLLTSERPGGRILVIDDDEVSRYLLRGLLAETRCAVVEAATGPDGIRLAREQRPDAVLLDLVMPGMTGFEVLQQLKADPATVDIPVIVVTSKVLEEEEYRRLAPSTAAILSKHAASREAAVSEMRQALAQAGLEGRMGDG, encoded by the coding sequence ATGAGCTGGCCCATCATCTCCCTGGGCATCAAGGACGAGCACGACGTGGTGGCGTCGCGCCAGCGGGCCCGGCAGGTGGCCGCCTTGCTGGGCTTCGACGCCGGCGAACAGACGCGAATCGCGACCGCGGTGTCGGAGATCGCGCGCAACGCCTTCCGCTACGGTCACGACGGCAAGGTGGACTTCATCGTCGAGGGGAAGACCGCCCCCCAGGTCCTGGTGGTCAGGATCAGCGATCAAGGGCCGGGGGTCACCGGCCTTCATCGGATTCTCTCTGGCCAGTATCGCTCGTCCACCGGCATGGGACTGGGCATCGTGGGCGCCCGGCGCCTCATGGATCAGTTCCACATCGAATCGGAGCCGGGCCGCGGCACCACGGTGTGGTTGAGGAAGATCTTCCCCAAGCACACGCCGCTGGTGTCCCCGCGGAGTCTGGCGAAGATCGCCGATGAGCTGGGACGGCAGACGCCCCGGACCCCCCTCGAGGAGATCCAGCAGCAGAACCAGGAGCTCCTGCGCACCCTCGACGAGCTGCGGACGCGACAGGAGGAGCTGGCCCGGCTGAACAGTGAGCTGGAAGACACCAACCGCGGCGTGGTGGCGCTCTACGCGGAGCTGGACGAGAAGGCCGACTATCTCCGGCGCGCCGACGAGATGAAGTCCCGCTTCCTCTCGAACATGAGCCACGAGTTCCGGACGCCGCTCAACTCCATCCTGGCCCTGTCCCGCCTGCTGCTGGAGCGGGCCGACGGGCCCCTCACGGGCGAGCAGGAAACGCAGGTCGGGTTCGTGCGGAAGGCGGCCGAGGATCTGTCCGAGCTGATCAACGACCTTCTCGACCTGGCCAAGGTCGAGGCGGGCAAAGTGGTCGTCCAGGCGGTCGAGTTCGAAGTGGCGAATCTCTTCGGTGCTCTGCGCGGGATGTTGCGCCCGCTGTTGTTGAACGACGCCGTGGCCCTCCTCTTCGAGGAGCCGCAGGGACTCCCGCCGCTCGTGACCGACGAGGGGAAGGTCTCGCAAATCTTGCGCAACTTCATCTCGAACGCCCTCAAGTTCACCGAGCGCGGTGAGGTCCGGGTCTCGGCGGCGATGACGCCCGCGGGCGACGCCGTGGTGTTTTCCGTCGCCGATACGGGCATCGGGATCGCCCCCCGGGATCAGCAGCGGATCTTCGAGGAGTTCAGCCAGCTCGACAGCCCGGTGCAGAAGAAGGTGAAGGGAACCGGCCTGGGCCTGCCGCTGACGAGAAAGCTCGCTCACCTGCTGGGCGGCCGGGTGGGGGTCGAGAGTACCCCAGGGGTGGGCGCGACGTTTTCCGCCCTCATTCCCCTCGTCTACCGAGAGCCGGTTTCGGCCGAGACTCCGGCGGCGGCCTGGCAGGCCGATCCCTCCCGGGTGCCGGTCCTGGTGGTGGAAGATGAGGCCGCCGACGCTCTGGTTCTGGAGAAGTTCCTCCGGGGGTCACGGTTTCAGGCGGTCATGGTACGAACCCTCCGGGAAGCCCGCGGGGCGCTGAGCACGGTGAAGCCCAAGGCCGTCGTCCTCGATATCCGGCTGAAGGGCGAAGAGGCCTGGGGCTTTCTGGCCGAGCTGAAAGGGACCGAGGAGACCAGGGGTCTCCCGGTCCTGGTCACCACGACCATCGAAGATCAGCAGAAGAGACTGTCACTCGGCTCCGACGCCTACGGGCTGAAGCCGATCCAGCGACGATGGCTGCTGGAGTCGCTCGATCTCCTGACCAGTGAGAGGCCCGGGGGTCGGATCCTCGTCATCGATGACGACGAAGTCTCTCGCTATCTCCTCCGGGGGCTGCTCGCGGAGACGCGCTGCGCCGTGGTGGAGGCCGCCACCGGCCCCGACGGGATTCGTCTGGCGCGGGAACAGCGCCCGGACGCGGTCCTCCTCGACCTCGTCATGCCGGGCATGACGGGCTTCGAGGTGCTGCAGCAGCTGAAGGCCGATCCCGCGACCGTCGATATCCCGGTCATCGTCGTGACCTCCAAGGTGCTCGAGGAAGAGGAGTATCGACGGCTCGCCCCCTCTACGGCGGCGATCCTTTCCAAGCACGCTGCCTCGCGGGAGGCCGCTGTCAGCGAGATGCGCCAGGCGCTGGCGCAAGCCGGGCTCGAGGGAAGGATGGGCGATGGTTGA
- a CDS encoding ATP-binding SpoIIE family protein phosphatase encodes MADCLALPIVEPSQVAAARRLSVALASRRGFDETEAGKVAIVVTELATNVIKHASGGELLVRGVPQDGMETIEVMALDTGRGIPNVDQCLRDGYSTAGTPGNGLGAIMRLAGLFDIHTVPAVGTAVLVRVFGGKPRAVPSPPPLDIGAVSVPRPGQELCGDGWAAEEQAGGAAIVIVDGLGHGASAAEAATAATQAFRDNAGLAPAARLHCIHGALRSTRGAAVAVAEVDPDHGTLRFCGVGNISGTVLSDQGPRKMVSQNGTVGHEMRKVSEFTYPWPENALLVLHSDGLSTHWSLDGYPGLSRRRPSLIAGVLYRDFKRGRDDVTVVVAKGGKPEA; translated from the coding sequence ATGGCGGATTGCCTCGCTCTGCCGATCGTGGAGCCGAGCCAGGTGGCGGCGGCGCGGCGTCTGTCCGTGGCGCTGGCCTCCCGCCGCGGCTTCGATGAGACCGAGGCCGGGAAGGTCGCCATCGTGGTGACCGAGCTGGCGACCAACGTGATCAAGCACGCGTCCGGCGGCGAGCTTCTCGTGCGCGGCGTCCCTCAGGATGGCATGGAGACGATCGAGGTGATGGCGCTGGACACGGGGCGAGGGATTCCCAACGTCGACCAGTGCCTGCGCGACGGGTATTCCACCGCGGGAACGCCGGGCAACGGCCTGGGCGCCATCATGCGGCTGGCCGGCCTCTTCGACATCCATACCGTGCCGGCCGTCGGCACGGCCGTGCTGGTGCGAGTGTTCGGGGGAAAGCCGCGCGCCGTTCCCTCGCCACCGCCTCTGGATATCGGAGCGGTGAGCGTGCCGAGGCCCGGCCAGGAGCTGTGCGGGGACGGCTGGGCGGCGGAGGAGCAGGCCGGGGGCGCGGCCATCGTGATCGTGGACGGCCTGGGCCATGGCGCCTCGGCGGCGGAGGCGGCCACCGCGGCGACGCAGGCCTTCCGCGACAACGCCGGCCTCGCTCCGGCCGCGAGGCTCCACTGCATTCATGGGGCGCTGAGAAGTACGCGGGGGGCGGCCGTGGCCGTGGCCGAGGTCGATCCGGATCACGGCACGTTGCGGTTCTGCGGCGTCGGCAATATCTCGGGCACGGTCCTGTCGGACCAGGGACCCCGCAAGATGGTCTCCCAGAACGGCACCGTGGGCCACGAGATGCGAAAGGTCAGCGAATTCACCTACCCGTGGCCGGAGAACGCGCTGCTCGTGCTCCACTCCGACGGCCTGAGCACGCACTGGAGTCTGGACGGATACCCGGGACTCTCCCGGCGGCGTCCGAGCCTCATTGCCGGCGTGCTGTACCGGGATTTCAAGCGGGGCCGCGACGACGTCACCGTGGTCGTCGCCAAAGGGGGTAAGCCCGAGGCATGA
- a CDS encoding anti-sigma regulatory factor, whose translation MAILNHDAMSIRSSEDVVRVRQTVRQWAIALSFSLVDQTKIVTAASELARNTVDHGGGGTVRLEALNDVNRRGLRLTFEDEGPGIKDVELAMKEGFTTGSGLGLGLSGAKKLSNEFEIVSYVGQGTRVTITRWK comes from the coding sequence ATGGCCATCCTGAACCATGACGCGATGTCCATCCGCTCGTCCGAAGACGTCGTCCGGGTCCGGCAGACCGTACGGCAGTGGGCGATCGCGCTCAGTTTCAGCCTGGTCGATCAGACGAAGATCGTCACGGCCGCCAGCGAGCTGGCTCGCAACACGGTCGATCATGGGGGCGGGGGAACGGTGCGCCTGGAAGCGCTCAACGACGTCAACCGCCGTGGCCTCCGGTTGACGTTCGAAGACGAAGGGCCGGGGATCAAGGACGTCGAGCTGGCCATGAAGGAGGGCTTCACGACCGGGAGCGGCCTCGGCCTGGGCCTCAGCGGCGCCAAGAAACTCTCGAACGAGTTCGAGATCGTCTCCTACGTCGGCCAGGGCACGCGCGTCACCATCACGCGATGGAAGTAG
- a CDS encoding STAS domain-containing protein, which translates to MERIPILKMGDYLLVTIQVDMHDRLAMTLQDDLTERIVRHHARGVLIDISSLEVVDSFIGRMLGNIAGMSRVLDAETVVVGMRPAVAITLVELGLPLPGVRTALNVEKGMEMLRASLRRGVNGHGHPEP; encoded by the coding sequence ATGGAACGGATTCCCATCCTCAAGATGGGCGATTACCTCCTGGTCACCATTCAAGTGGACATGCATGACCGGCTGGCCATGACGCTCCAGGACGACCTCACCGAGCGCATCGTCAGGCACCATGCGCGCGGGGTGCTGATCGACATCTCGTCGCTGGAGGTGGTCGACTCCTTCATCGGCCGGATGCTGGGCAACATCGCGGGGATGTCGCGGGTGCTCGACGCCGAGACGGTGGTGGTCGGGATGCGACCGGCCGTGGCCATCACCCTGGTCGAGCTGGGGCTGCCTCTGCCCGGAGTGCGCACGGCCTTGAACGTGGAGAAGGGCATGGAGATGCTCCGGGCGTCGCTGCGGCGAGGGGTGAACGGGCATGGCCATCCTGAACCATGA
- a CDS encoding STAS domain-containing protein translates to MTKIGTSRLPEILKKREADILADWLDLQLSNGAGGARIDERELREHSRTFLGLLRDAAQNGNPQDLGAPEWANTRELLASISGSRAKQGFTPSETAMFVFSLKQPVFKRLREELGRDADALAEEVWAVTVLLDQLGLWTVEVYQKSREEIIGQQQREMLELSTPVVQLWEGVLALPLIGTLDSTRTQVVMESLLQRIVETGAAIAVIDITGVPTVDTLVAQHLLKTVAAARLMGADCIISGIRPQIAQAIVHLGVELGNVTTKATLADAFLVALQRTGASITRPQPRTSS, encoded by the coding sequence ATGACGAAGATCGGCACGAGTCGACTCCCGGAGATCCTCAAGAAGCGCGAGGCCGACATCCTGGCGGACTGGCTGGACCTGCAGCTTTCGAACGGCGCCGGGGGGGCCCGCATCGACGAAAGGGAGCTCCGCGAGCACTCGCGGACGTTCCTGGGGCTGCTCCGCGACGCCGCCCAGAATGGGAACCCGCAAGACCTCGGCGCGCCCGAATGGGCGAATACGCGGGAGCTGCTGGCGAGCATCTCCGGGTCGCGGGCGAAACAGGGGTTCACCCCGTCGGAGACGGCGATGTTCGTCTTCTCGCTGAAGCAGCCCGTCTTCAAGCGGTTGCGGGAGGAGCTGGGACGGGACGCCGACGCGCTGGCCGAGGAGGTCTGGGCGGTGACGGTCCTGCTCGACCAGCTGGGGCTCTGGACGGTCGAGGTCTACCAGAAGAGCCGCGAGGAGATCATCGGCCAGCAGCAGCGGGAGATGCTGGAGCTGTCCACGCCCGTGGTCCAGCTCTGGGAGGGCGTCCTGGCCCTGCCGCTCATCGGGACCCTCGACAGCACCCGCACCCAGGTCGTGATGGAAAGCCTGCTGCAGAGGATCGTCGAGACCGGCGCGGCCATCGCCGTCATCGACATCACGGGCGTGCCGACCGTGGACACGCTGGTCGCTCAGCACCTGCTCAAGACGGTGGCCGCCGCGCGGCTGATGGGCGCCGATTGCATCATCAGCGGCATCCGCCCACAGATCGCGCAGGCCATCGTCCACCTGGGAGTCGAGCTGGGCAACGTGACCACCAAGGCGACGCTGGCCGACGCCTTCCTGGTCGCCCTGCAACGGACCGGCGCCAGCATCACCCGCCCGCAGCCCCGGACATCATCCTGA
- a CDS encoding response regulator transcription factor, with amino-acid sequence MDHLYLLFVDDNEEFLASATRFVSATTDITVVGWARSAEEAIEKANRLRPHLVLTDLALPGMNGLELARRLKALPGAPRVILLTLDNESVDGRALAAGAGLDGVVAKSKFGSTLLPLVFALFPSRRSERAAEA; translated from the coding sequence ATGGATCATCTCTACCTCCTGTTCGTGGATGACAACGAGGAGTTCCTGGCCTCGGCGACGCGGTTCGTTTCTGCGACCACCGACATCACCGTCGTCGGCTGGGCGCGCTCGGCTGAGGAGGCGATCGAAAAGGCGAACAGGCTGCGTCCCCATCTCGTCCTGACGGACCTCGCTCTCCCCGGAATGAACGGCCTCGAGCTCGCGCGCCGCCTCAAAGCCCTGCCGGGCGCGCCGCGGGTGATCCTCCTGACGCTCGACAACGAGAGCGTCGATGGCCGCGCGCTGGCGGCGGGGGCGGGGCTCGATGGCGTGGTGGCGAAGTCCAAGTTCGGCTCGACCCTGCTCCCGCTGGTCTTCGCCTTGTTTCCGTCGCGGCGGTCCGAGCGGGCGGCGGAAGCCTGA
- a CDS encoding response regulator transcription factor — protein sequence MKAIRVLLADDHRLFRAGLRKLLQGFEGVEVVAEAIDGHEAFRLAAEHRPHVLLMDIAMPGLNGVEATARIAKELPQTRVIMLSMHASEEYVLRALRAGASGYLLKDAGPAELESAVRTVARGDAYLSPTVSRHVVDDYARRVSSEAGPLERLTPRQREILQLLAEGHPTKAIAGKLNLSVKTVETHRAQLMDRLDVHDVAGLVRFAIRTGLVRPEA from the coding sequence GTGAAAGCGATCCGCGTCCTGCTGGCCGATGACCACCGGCTCTTCCGAGCCGGCCTGCGCAAGCTGCTCCAGGGCTTCGAAGGGGTCGAAGTCGTCGCGGAGGCGATCGACGGCCACGAGGCGTTTCGGCTGGCGGCGGAGCACCGTCCCCACGTGCTTCTCATGGACATCGCCATGCCGGGCCTGAACGGTGTGGAGGCGACGGCGCGGATCGCCAAGGAGCTTCCCCAGACCCGGGTCATCATGCTGTCCATGCACGCCAGCGAGGAATACGTCCTGAGAGCTCTGCGGGCTGGCGCCTCGGGATATTTGCTGAAGGACGCCGGTCCGGCGGAGCTGGAGAGCGCGGTGCGGACCGTCGCCAGGGGTGACGCCTACCTGAGCCCCACCGTGTCACGGCATGTCGTCGACGACTACGCCCGCCGCGTGTCGAGCGAGGCGGGGCCGCTCGAGCGCCTGACGCCACGGCAGCGGGAAATCCTCCAACTGCTCGCCGAAGGTCACCCGACCAAGGCCATCGCCGGCAAGCTGAACCTCAGCGTCAAGACGGTGGAGACGCACCGGGCGCAGTTGATGGATCGCCTCGACGTCCACGACGTCGCGGGCCTGGTCCGGTTCGCGATCCGCACGGGCCTCGTCCGACCCGAGGCCTGA